The window GGGGATTTTCACGATCGACGGTATGAAACTGGCCATTTACCAGAATCAAATCTGCTTTGGCAGAGGAAGTCATAACTGCTCCTGACTGAGAGGGGAAATGTCAGGATTATTGGAACCGCTTACATGAAAGATCCAGTTATACAATAGGATAGCTATACCAAAGTATAACTATACCAACGTATAACTATACCTAAGGTTAACTATACGAAGAGATAATTACGCCAGACCTGCGGGGAACATAGGATGCCAGTTGATTTCACCTGTTAACCTCACTGGATACCATTATGTCTAACTCAAAACTCGAAGTGTTAACCCCGGATAACTGCCAGATGATCTTCATCGACCAGCAGCCGCAGATGGCGTTTGGCGTGCAGTCTATCGATCGTCAGGTGCTGAAAAACAACGTGGTGGGCCTGGCGAAAGCGGCCAGCGTGTTCAACATCCCGACCATCATCACCACCGTGGAAACCCAGAGCTTCTCCGGCAACACCTTCCCGGAACTGCTGGACGTCTTCCCGGGCAAAGACATTCTTGAGCGTACCTCCATGAACTCCTGGGATGACCAGAAAGTGCGTGACGCCCTGAAAGCCAACGGCAAGAAGAAAGTGGTAGTGTCCGGCCTGTGGACCGAAGTGTGCAACAACACCTTCGCCCTGTGCGCCATGCTGGAAGGTGACTACGAGATCTACATGGTGGCGGACGCCTCCGGCGGCACCTCGAAAGAAGCGCACGACTTCGCCATGCAGCGCATGATCCAGGCTGGCGTGATCCCGGTCACCTGGCAGCAGGTGCTGCTGGAGTGGCAGCGTGACTGGGCCCACAAAGAGACCTACAACGCGGTGATGGATATCG of the Leclercia sp. AS011 genome contains:
- a CDS encoding hydrolase — translated: MSNSKLEVLTPDNCQMIFIDQQPQMAFGVQSIDRQVLKNNVVGLAKAASVFNIPTIITTVETQSFSGNTFPELLDVFPGKDILERTSMNSWDDQKVRDALKANGKKKVVVSGLWTEVCNNTFALCAMLEGDYEIYMVADASGGTSKEAHDFAMQRMIQAGVIPVTWQQVLLEWQRDWAHKETYNAVMDIVREHSGAYGMGVDYAYTMVHKAPSRQKSEHETLAPVPAPVR